A single window of Modestobacter italicus DNA harbors:
- a CDS encoding S-adenosylmethionine decarboxylase has product MTASPITATDLVRPHLFGTGDRQPLPTGTEQWRDLAPDILRQRLVIEGVPAHPVDDELIRGYLSALSRAVDMVQLIEPVTHRSDLYGWAGWIHWETSGAHFYAWEQPRLFFSVDLYTCKAFDVDTAVAFTQDFLSASTIVAKSF; this is encoded by the coding sequence GTGACAGCCTCCCCGATCACCGCCACCGACCTCGTCCGACCCCACCTCTTCGGCACCGGCGACCGGCAGCCGCTGCCGACGGGGACCGAGCAGTGGCGCGACCTCGCGCCCGACATCCTCCGCCAGCGGCTGGTGATCGAGGGCGTCCCCGCGCACCCGGTCGACGACGAGCTCATCCGCGGCTACCTGTCCGCGCTGTCCCGCGCGGTCGACATGGTGCAGCTCATCGAACCGGTGACGCACCGCTCCGACCTGTACGGCTGGGCCGGCTGGATCCACTGGGAGACCTCCGGCGCGCACTTCTACGCCTGGGAGCAGCCGCGGCTGTTCTTCTCCGTGGACCTGTACACGTGCAAGGCCTTCGACGTGGACACCGCCGTCGCCTTCACCCAGGACTTCCTCTCCGCGAGCACGATCGTCGCGAAGTCCTTCTGA
- a CDS encoding helicase HerA-like domain-containing protein, giving the protein MTTPDEQAPADPGTAADPVAGAIAAGYDFPGPALEFGSVVHGGVPHPTAQVRVPLSMMNRHGLIAGATGTGKTKTLQLLAEQLSAQGVPVVLADVKGDLSGLARPGEAGERVTRRAADTADDWTPTGFPVEYLALGGLGTGVPLRATVTSFGPQLLSKVMDLNATQASSLGLVFHHADAAGLPLLDLKDLRAVISWLTSDAGKADLEQLGGLSRATAGVILRELVTLEDGGGDVFFGEPEWETSDLLRTAPDGRGVITAVELSELQDRPRLFSTFLMWLLADLFEELPEVGDLDRPKLVFFFDEAHLLFTGASNAFLETVTQTVRLIRSKGVGIFFVTQNPTDVPTPVLGQLGNRVQHALRSFTPEDADALKKTVRTYPKTDAYDIAETLGALGTGEAVITVLSERGAPTPVAWTMLRAPRSAMAPLDPAAQQQAVAASPLQARYGTPLDRDSAYERLAARMAPPEPAPAPRRAPEREPADEPAPRARRRREPEPADDGVLGQVLRSSAFRSFARSAASALGREVTRGIFGTRRRR; this is encoded by the coding sequence GTGACCACACCTGACGAGCAGGCCCCCGCCGACCCGGGCACCGCGGCCGACCCCGTGGCCGGCGCGATCGCGGCCGGCTACGACTTCCCGGGACCGGCGCTGGAGTTCGGCTCGGTCGTCCACGGCGGCGTCCCGCACCCCACGGCGCAGGTGCGCGTGCCGCTGTCGATGATGAACCGGCACGGGCTGATCGCCGGGGCAACCGGCACCGGCAAGACCAAGACCCTGCAGCTGCTCGCCGAGCAGCTCTCCGCCCAGGGCGTGCCCGTCGTGCTCGCCGACGTCAAGGGCGACCTGAGCGGCCTGGCCCGCCCCGGCGAGGCCGGCGAGCGGGTCACCCGCCGCGCCGCGGACACCGCCGACGACTGGACGCCGACCGGGTTCCCCGTCGAGTACCTGGCGCTGGGCGGCCTGGGCACCGGCGTGCCGCTGCGCGCGACGGTCACCAGCTTCGGCCCGCAGCTGTTGAGCAAGGTCATGGACCTCAACGCCACCCAGGCCAGCTCGCTGGGCCTGGTGTTCCACCACGCGGACGCCGCCGGGCTGCCGCTGCTGGACCTCAAGGACCTCCGCGCGGTGATCAGCTGGCTGACCAGCGACGCCGGCAAGGCCGACCTCGAGCAGCTGGGCGGGCTGTCCCGGGCCACGGCCGGCGTCATCCTGCGCGAGCTGGTCACCCTGGAGGACGGCGGCGGCGACGTCTTCTTCGGCGAGCCCGAGTGGGAGACCTCCGACCTGCTGCGGACGGCGCCGGACGGCCGCGGCGTCATCACCGCGGTCGAGCTGAGCGAGCTGCAGGACCGGCCCCGGCTGTTCTCCACCTTCCTCATGTGGCTGCTGGCCGACCTGTTCGAGGAGCTGCCCGAGGTCGGGGACCTGGACCGGCCGAAGCTGGTGTTCTTCTTCGACGAGGCGCACCTGCTGTTCACCGGCGCGAGCAATGCCTTCCTGGAGACGGTGACCCAGACCGTGCGGCTCATCCGGTCCAAGGGCGTGGGCATCTTCTTCGTCACCCAGAACCCCACGGACGTGCCGACGCCGGTCCTCGGCCAGCTGGGCAACCGGGTGCAGCACGCGCTGCGGTCGTTCACCCCGGAGGACGCCGACGCGCTGAAGAAGACGGTGCGCACCTACCCCAAGACCGACGCCTACGACATCGCCGAGACCCTCGGCGCGCTGGGCACCGGCGAGGCGGTGATCACCGTGCTCAGCGAGCGCGGGGCGCCGACGCCGGTCGCCTGGACCATGCTGCGCGCGCCGCGGTCGGCGATGGCCCCGCTGGACCCGGCCGCCCAGCAGCAGGCGGTCGCGGCCTCCCCGCTGCAGGCGCGGTACGGGACCCCGCTGGACCGCGACTCCGCCTACGAGCGGCTGGCCGCCCGGATGGCGCCGCCGGAACCGGCGCCCGCCCCCCGCCGGGCGCCCGAGCGTGAGCCGGCCGACGAGCCGGCCCCCCGGGCACGGCGGCGCAGGGAGCCGGAGCCGGCCGACGACGGCGTCCTGGGCCAGGTGCTCAGGTCCTCGGCCTTCCGGTCCTTCGCCCGGTCGGCGGCCTCGGCGCTGGGCCGGGAGGTCACCCGCGGCATCTTCGGCACCCGCCGCCGCCGCTGA
- a CDS encoding inorganic diphosphatase, whose protein sequence is MQFDVTVEIPKGQRNKYELDHATGRIRLDRMLFTSTRYPADYGYIEETLGMDGDPLDALVLLEEPTFPGCLITCRAIGMFRMTDEAGGDDKVLTVPATDPRMAHLQDINDVSEFDRLEIQHFFETYKDLEPGKSVEGAEWVGRAEAEAEIEASRQRAIDTPLH, encoded by the coding sequence GTGCAGTTCGACGTGACGGTAGAGATCCCCAAGGGCCAGCGGAACAAGTACGAGCTGGACCACGCCACCGGACGCATCCGGCTCGACCGGATGCTGTTCACCTCGACCCGGTACCCGGCCGACTACGGGTACATCGAGGAGACGCTCGGGATGGACGGTGACCCGCTCGATGCCCTCGTGCTCCTGGAGGAGCCGACCTTCCCGGGGTGCCTCATCACCTGCCGGGCGATCGGCATGTTCCGGATGACCGACGAGGCCGGCGGGGACGACAAGGTCCTCACCGTCCCCGCGACCGACCCCCGGATGGCCCACCTGCAGGACATCAACGACGTGTCGGAGTTCGACCGGCTGGAGATCCAGCACTTCTTCGAGACCTACAAGGACCTCGAGCCGGGCAAGTCGGTCGAGGGTGCCGAGTGGGTCGGGCGCGCCGAGGCCGAGGCCGAGATCGAGGCCTCCCGCCAGCGCGCGATCGACACCCCGCTGCACTGA
- the dacB gene encoding D-alanyl-D-alanine carboxypeptidase/D-alanyl-D-alanine endopeptidase produces the protein MAPPAEVVEPAAPGPAADDAGEAEAGPSEADRAAAQAAADLAAVKQWAAERAAAERAAAEAAAEAAAAQAAAEDAELERARAEQAAADLAAVREWAAQRAAAEQAAEEQAAADRAAAEEQAATDRAAAEAARAEADRAAAEQAEAEQRAAEQVAADRAAAERAAQQEEQEQQEAAERAQRQLEQQEAAATAQRAAAQQAAERADVQRAQEEWAAGRHSAVRAPVGDEQRPERPRPTPRARGASAAPATGRRRAAEPPPDAGTAPRPAGRRRRTALVAALLALVLVVAAGVLVTLRLTDRSGSTVAADAEQVPDAVLPELSDPGPVLTALGTDAPLPDPTALAGVLSPLLAAPALGGGLSAQVVDVATGQVLFDRDAADPSTPASTAKLLTGLAVLTTLDPTDTLSTSVVAGSSPGQVVLVGGGDPTLSTTDPSTDYPGAATVADLAAQVTQALGGQPVTGVVVDNSLFTGPLTASGWGADDAPSSYAAPVTATAVDGARVAPGESQRSGSPGTDAGRALAAALGAPDVPVDLGQAPAGARTLGTVESAPVDRLVEEALNASDNLLAESLGRQVALARGLPASFDGAADAITAALTDAGLDTTGLDLHDASGLSQDDRVPAHLLVDVVRAAADGSADHADGLLSGLPVAGYDGTLAERVVAGGQAGPGSVRAKTGTLLGTNDLAGTVLTADGRLLAFAVMADGTVGSLTAGEGSLDVVADALAGCGCR, from the coding sequence GTGGCACCGCCCGCCGAGGTGGTCGAGCCCGCCGCGCCCGGACCAGCGGCGGATGACGCCGGGGAGGCTGAGGCCGGGCCGTCCGAGGCCGACCGCGCCGCCGCGCAGGCCGCCGCCGACCTCGCCGCGGTGAAGCAGTGGGCGGCAGAGCGCGCCGCCGCCGAACGGGCCGCGGCCGAGGCCGCCGCCGAGGCCGCCGCAGCGCAGGCGGCAGCCGAGGACGCCGAGCTGGAACGGGCGCGGGCCGAGCAGGCCGCCGCCGACCTCGCGGCCGTCCGCGAGTGGGCCGCCCAGCGGGCCGCCGCCGAGCAGGCCGCTGAGGAGCAGGCCGCGGCCGACCGGGCCGCCGCTGAGGAGCAGGCCGCCACCGACCGGGCAGCTGCCGAGGCGGCCCGGGCCGAGGCCGACCGTGCCGCTGCCGAGCAGGCGGAGGCCGAGCAGCGGGCCGCTGAGCAGGTCGCGGCCGACCGTGCCGCGGCCGAGCGGGCGGCGCAGCAGGAGGAGCAGGAACAGCAGGAGGCGGCCGAACGGGCGCAGCGGCAGCTGGAGCAGCAGGAGGCGGCCGCCACCGCTCAGCGGGCCGCGGCGCAGCAGGCGGCCGAGCGAGCCGACGTCCAGCGGGCTCAGGAGGAGTGGGCTGCCGGCCGGCACAGCGCGGTCCGGGCGCCGGTCGGCGACGAGCAGCGACCCGAGCGCCCCCGGCCCACCCCCCGGGCGCGCGGCGCGTCCGCCGCGCCGGCAACGGGCCGGCGGCGCGCGGCGGAGCCCCCGCCGGATGCCGGCACCGCGCCCCGGCCCGCGGGGCGACGGCGGCGGACGGCGCTGGTCGCCGCCCTCCTCGCCCTCGTGCTCGTGGTCGCCGCCGGGGTGCTGGTGACCCTCCGGCTCACCGACCGCAGCGGCTCGACCGTCGCCGCGGACGCCGAGCAGGTGCCCGACGCCGTGCTGCCCGAGCTCAGCGACCCCGGCCCGGTGCTCACCGCGCTCGGCACCGACGCGCCGCTGCCCGACCCCACCGCCCTCGCCGGCGTGCTCTCCCCGCTGCTCGCGGCGCCGGCCCTCGGCGGGGGGCTGTCCGCGCAGGTGGTCGACGTCGCCACCGGGCAGGTGCTGTTCGACCGGGACGCCGCGGACCCGAGCACCCCGGCCTCCACCGCGAAGCTGCTGACCGGGCTCGCCGTGCTGACCACGCTCGACCCGACCGACACCCTCTCCACCTCGGTCGTGGCCGGCAGCAGCCCCGGGCAGGTCGTCCTCGTCGGCGGGGGCGACCCGACGCTGTCCACCACCGACCCCTCCACCGACTACCCGGGCGCAGCCACCGTCGCCGACCTGGCCGCCCAGGTCACCCAGGCGCTCGGCGGCCAGCCGGTCACCGGCGTCGTGGTGGACAACTCGCTGTTCACCGGCCCGCTGACCGCCTCCGGCTGGGGCGCCGACGACGCCCCGTCCAGCTACGCCGCCCCGGTGACGGCCACCGCCGTCGACGGCGCCCGCGTCGCGCCTGGGGAGAGCCAGCGCAGCGGGTCGCCGGGCACCGACGCCGGCCGGGCGCTGGCGGCGGCCCTCGGCGCGCCCGACGTCCCGGTCGACCTGGGCCAGGCCCCGGCCGGCGCCCGGACGCTCGGCACGGTCGAGTCCGCACCGGTCGACCGGCTGGTCGAGGAGGCGCTCAACGCCTCGGACAACCTGCTCGCCGAGTCCCTCGGCCGGCAGGTGGCCCTCGCCCGCGGCCTGCCGGCCAGCTTCGACGGTGCCGCCGACGCGATCACCGCCGCGCTGACCGACGCCGGGCTGGACACCACCGGGCTGGACCTGCACGACGCCAGCGGTTTGTCCCAGGACGACCGGGTGCCGGCCCACCTGCTGGTGGACGTCGTCCGGGCCGCCGCCGACGGGAGCGCCGACCACGCCGACGGGCTGCTGTCCGGGCTGCCGGTGGCCGGCTACGACGGCACGCTGGCCGAGCGGGTCGTCGCGGGTGGGCAGGCCGGGCCCGGCTCGGTGCGGGCCAAGACCGGCACCCTGCTCGGCACCAACGACCTGGCCGGGACCGTCCTCACCGCCGACGGCCGGCTGCTGGCCTTCGCGGTCATGGCGGACGGGACGGTCGGCAGCCTCACCGCGGGGGAGGGGTCGCTGGACGTCGTCGCCGACGCCCTGGCCGGCTGCGGCTGCCGCTGA
- a CDS encoding zinc-dependent metalloprotease: MSRSSSLVDWDLAGRTARRLVSPGPETTREEAAAVVEELHRAAATAVAHVEELTGLHPVPGGPVPTVAVVDRPGWVTANTAGMAALLDPLADALTEAQGKSPGPLATAIGSRATGVQAGGVLAFLCSRVLGQYEVFGSGGRLLLVAPNIVETERRLGVDPTDFRLWVCLHEVTHQLQFTAVPWLRGYLEEQVSSFAEATDLTPDVLRERLTDVLRSLTDAVRGGSPDDDAPQGLMALIKDPAQRAALDRVTAVMSLVEGHAEFVMDGVGPDVVPSVRTLRKRFAQRRKGRGPIDRVLRRLLGLEQKMQQYADGRVFVAGVVDLVGMDGFNQVWAGPANLPLKEELTEPARWVERVLGTRPAIPA, from the coding sequence ATGAGCCGTTCCTCGTCCCTCGTCGACTGGGACCTCGCCGGCCGCACCGCCCGCCGCCTCGTCTCGCCCGGGCCGGAGACCACCCGCGAGGAGGCCGCCGCCGTCGTCGAGGAGCTGCACCGCGCCGCCGCGACCGCCGTCGCGCACGTCGAGGAGCTCACCGGGCTGCACCCGGTGCCCGGCGGCCCGGTGCCCACCGTCGCCGTCGTCGACCGGCCCGGCTGGGTGACCGCCAACACCGCCGGGATGGCCGCGCTGCTCGACCCGCTGGCCGACGCGCTCACCGAGGCCCAGGGCAAGAGCCCCGGCCCGCTGGCGACCGCGATCGGGTCCCGGGCGACCGGCGTGCAGGCCGGCGGCGTGCTGGCCTTCCTGTGCAGCCGGGTGCTGGGCCAGTACGAGGTCTTCGGCAGCGGCGGCCGGCTGCTGCTGGTGGCCCCGAACATCGTGGAGACCGAACGCCGGCTCGGCGTCGACCCCACCGACTTCCGGCTGTGGGTCTGCCTGCACGAGGTCACCCACCAGCTGCAGTTCACCGCCGTCCCGTGGCTGCGCGGCTACCTGGAGGAGCAGGTCAGCTCGTTCGCCGAGGCCACCGACCTGACCCCCGACGTGCTCCGCGAGCGGCTCACCGACGTGCTGCGCAGCCTCACCGACGCGGTCCGCGGGGGCAGCCCGGACGACGACGCGCCGCAGGGCCTGATGGCGCTGATCAAGGACCCGGCCCAGCGCGCGGCGCTCGACCGGGTCACCGCGGTGATGAGCCTGGTCGAGGGGCACGCCGAGTTCGTGATGGACGGCGTCGGCCCGGACGTCGTCCCCTCGGTGCGCACGCTGCGCAAGCGCTTCGCCCAGCGCCGCAAGGGCCGGGGCCCGATCGACCGGGTGCTGCGCCGGCTGCTGGGGCTGGAGCAGAAGATGCAGCAGTACGCCGACGGCCGCGTCTTCGTCGCCGGGGTGGTCGACCTGGTCGGCATGGACGGCTTCAACCAGGTGTGGGCCGGCCCGGCGAACCTCCCGCTGAAGGAGGAGCTCACCGAGCCCGCCCGCTGGGTGGAGCGGGTGCTGGGCACCCGGCCGGCGATCCCGGCCTGA
- the tilS gene encoding tRNA lysidine(34) synthetase TilS has product MAGPHPAVAALRAAVRPGLSATTGLVLVACSGGADSVALAAALAFEAPRSGRPVGAVTVDHGLQPGSAEQARRTAALLRSLRLAPVLVVPVTVGTAGGPEAAAREARGAALRAAAAEHGATVALGHTLDDQAETVLLGLARGSGPRSVGGMVEHRAPFWRPLLGVRREATRAACAAQELPVWDDPWNTDPAYTRVRLRSEVLPLLDEVLGGGVAPALARTAALLREDLDALDALAADELGALLGADGALPAGPLAQLPAALRRRVLRGWLLRAGVPDLQAVHLAAVDALLTRWRGQGQADLPGGTGVVRASGRLTVQRGPRPAARPAIDPLEEP; this is encoded by the coding sequence ATGGCAGGTCCGCACCCCGCCGTCGCGGCGCTGCGCGCGGCGGTCCGCCCGGGCCTGAGCGCCACCACGGGCCTGGTGCTGGTGGCCTGCAGCGGTGGGGCGGACTCGGTCGCGCTGGCCGCCGCGCTGGCCTTCGAGGCACCCCGGTCGGGGCGCCCGGTGGGCGCGGTGACCGTCGACCACGGCCTGCAGCCCGGGTCGGCCGAGCAGGCCCGGCGCACCGCCGCGCTGCTCCGGTCGCTGCGGCTGGCGCCGGTGCTCGTCGTGCCGGTGACCGTCGGCACCGCCGGCGGGCCGGAGGCGGCCGCCCGCGAGGCGCGCGGTGCGGCGCTCCGGGCCGCCGCCGCCGAGCACGGCGCGACCGTGGCGCTCGGGCACACCCTGGACGACCAGGCCGAGACGGTGCTGCTCGGGCTGGCCCGCGGGTCGGGCCCGCGGTCGGTCGGCGGCATGGTCGAGCACCGCGCACCGTTCTGGCGCCCGCTGCTCGGGGTCCGCCGGGAGGCCACCCGGGCGGCCTGCGCCGCGCAGGAGCTGCCGGTCTGGGACGACCCGTGGAACACCGACCCGGCCTACACCCGGGTGCGGCTGCGCAGCGAGGTGCTGCCGCTGCTGGACGAGGTCCTCGGCGGCGGGGTGGCGCCGGCGCTGGCCCGCACCGCGGCGCTGCTCCGCGAGGACCTCGACGCGCTCGACGCGCTGGCCGCCGACGAGCTGGGCGCCCTGCTCGGGGCGGACGGCGCGCTGCCGGCCGGCCCGCTCGCCCAGCTCCCCGCCGCGCTGCGCCGCCGGGTGCTGCGCGGCTGGCTGCTCCGGGCCGGGGTGCCCGACCTGCAGGCGGTCCACCTGGCCGCCGTCGACGCGCTGCTCACCCGGTGGCGGGGGCAGGGGCAGGCCGACCTACCCGGCGGTACGGGGGTGGTGCGGGCGTCTGGCAGGCTGACCGTGCAGCGCGGCCCGCGGCCGGCTGCCCGTCCTGCAATCGATCCCCTCGAGGAGCCCTGA
- the hpt gene encoding hypoxanthine phosphoribosyltransferase, whose amino-acid sequence MSERTTPGAQATGPLGPDHGYGPDIDHVLLSEEQIQGKITELAAQIAVDYAGREVLLVGVLKGAVLFMSDFARALQLPTQMEFMAVSSYGSATSSSGVVRILKDLDRDIAGKHVLVLEDIIDSGLTLSWLLKNLGSRGPASLEVCTLLRKPDAVKVDVPVRYIGFDIPNEFVVGYGLDYAERYRDLPYIATLKPEVYSS is encoded by the coding sequence GTGAGCGAGCGCACCACCCCCGGAGCCCAGGCCACGGGGCCGCTGGGACCCGACCACGGCTACGGCCCGGACATCGACCACGTGCTGCTGTCCGAGGAGCAGATCCAGGGCAAGATCACCGAGCTCGCCGCCCAGATCGCGGTCGACTACGCCGGCCGCGAGGTGCTGCTCGTCGGCGTCCTCAAGGGCGCCGTGCTGTTCATGTCCGACTTCGCCCGGGCGCTGCAGCTGCCCACCCAGATGGAGTTCATGGCCGTCTCCTCCTACGGCAGCGCCACCAGCTCCTCGGGCGTGGTGCGGATCCTCAAGGACCTGGACCGGGACATCGCCGGCAAGCACGTGCTGGTGCTCGAGGACATCATCGACTCCGGCCTCACGCTGTCCTGGCTGCTGAAGAACCTGGGCAGCCGCGGGCCGGCGAGCCTCGAGGTCTGCACGCTGCTGCGCAAGCCGGACGCGGTGAAGGTCGACGTCCCGGTGCGCTACATCGGCTTCGACATCCCCAACGAGTTCGTCGTCGGCTACGGCCTGGACTACGCCGAGCGCTACCGGGACCTGCCCTACATCGCCACGCTGAAGCCCGAGGTCTACTCCTCCTAG
- the ftsH gene encoding ATP-dependent zinc metalloprotease FtsH, producing MERKKIFRSVWLWVAVVVVVGFIASQFFSNDGGYDKVSTSTALEQLSSGNVSEATINDKEQTLDLDLRDPVDGSSKISASYPLGAADDVFAAVRGGTDAGTGTASFDTNVTQDNLLVSLLVSFLPFVLLLLLLFWLFNSMQGGGRGVMAFGKSKAKVVSKDTPKTTFADVAGADEAIEELHEIKDFLQNPVKYQTIGAKIPKGVLLFGPPGTGKTLLARAVAGEAGVPFYSISGSDFVEMFVGVGASRVRDLFEQAKTNAPAIIFIDEIDAVGRHRGAGMGGGHDEREQTLNQMLVEMDGFDVRGGVIMIAATNRPDILDPALLRPGRFDRQIAVDRPDLLGRVAVLKVHATGKPLAPDVDLTTVARRTPGFTGADLANVLNEGALLTARHGGTQITDAVLEEAIDRVVAGPERKTRAMSDKEKKVTAYHEGGHALVAHALPNLDPVHKVTILPRGRSLGHTLVLPTEDRYNQTRSEMIDTLAYALGGRAAEELVFHEPTTGAGNDIEKATSLAKSMVTQYGMSAKLGAVKYGSTDSEPFLGRDMGSRPDYSDAVAADIDGEVRALIEAAHDEAWEILVEYRDTLDRLVLELLDKETLSREDMDRICAGVVKRPSMAPYNGFGKRTPSERPPVLTPAEAAAGNGNGVHGSANGATQAPVGDVGAPAQGR from the coding sequence ATGGAACGTAAGAAGATCTTCCGGTCCGTCTGGCTCTGGGTCGCTGTCGTCGTCGTGGTGGGCTTCATCGCCTCCCAGTTCTTCAGCAACGACGGTGGCTACGACAAGGTCTCCACGTCGACCGCCCTCGAGCAGCTCTCCAGCGGCAACGTCTCCGAGGCGACGATCAACGACAAGGAGCAGACGCTCGACCTGGACCTGCGGGACCCGGTCGACGGCAGCTCCAAGATCTCCGCCTCCTACCCCCTCGGCGCGGCTGACGACGTCTTCGCCGCCGTGCGCGGCGGCACCGACGCGGGCACCGGGACGGCGTCGTTCGACACCAACGTCACCCAGGACAACCTGCTGGTCAGCCTGCTGGTGAGCTTCCTGCCCTTCGTGCTGCTGCTCCTCCTGCTGTTCTGGCTGTTCAACTCCATGCAGGGCGGCGGCCGGGGCGTCATGGCGTTCGGCAAGTCCAAGGCCAAGGTGGTCAGCAAGGACACCCCGAAGACGACCTTCGCCGACGTCGCCGGCGCGGACGAGGCGATCGAGGAACTGCACGAGATCAAGGACTTCCTGCAGAACCCGGTCAAGTACCAGACCATCGGCGCGAAGATCCCCAAGGGCGTCCTGCTCTTCGGCCCGCCCGGGACCGGCAAGACGCTGCTCGCCCGGGCCGTCGCCGGTGAGGCCGGCGTGCCCTTCTACTCGATCTCCGGCTCGGACTTCGTCGAGATGTTCGTCGGTGTGGGCGCCAGCCGGGTCCGCGACCTGTTCGAGCAGGCCAAGACCAACGCCCCGGCGATCATCTTCATCGACGAGATCGACGCCGTCGGCCGGCACCGCGGCGCCGGCATGGGCGGCGGGCACGACGAGCGCGAGCAGACGCTGAACCAGATGCTGGTCGAGATGGACGGCTTCGACGTCCGCGGCGGCGTGATCATGATCGCCGCGACGAACCGCCCGGACATCCTGGACCCGGCGCTGCTGCGCCCGGGCCGCTTCGACCGGCAGATCGCCGTCGACCGCCCCGACCTGCTCGGCCGCGTCGCCGTCCTCAAGGTGCACGCGACCGGCAAGCCGCTGGCACCCGACGTCGACCTCACCACCGTGGCCCGGCGCACCCCCGGCTTCACCGGCGCCGACCTGGCCAACGTGCTCAACGAGGGCGCCCTGCTCACCGCGCGGCACGGCGGCACGCAGATCACCGACGCCGTGCTCGAGGAGGCCATCGACCGCGTCGTCGCCGGCCCCGAGCGCAAGACGCGGGCGATGAGCGACAAGGAGAAGAAGGTCACCGCCTACCACGAGGGCGGGCACGCCCTGGTGGCGCACGCACTGCCCAACCTGGACCCGGTGCACAAGGTGACGATCCTGCCGCGCGGCCGCTCGCTGGGGCACACCCTCGTGCTGCCGACCGAGGACCGCTACAACCAGACCCGCTCGGAGATGATCGACACGCTGGCGTACGCGCTGGGTGGCCGGGCCGCCGAGGAGCTGGTCTTCCACGAGCCGACCACCGGTGCCGGCAACGACATCGAGAAGGCCACCTCGCTGGCCAAGTCGATGGTCACCCAGTACGGCATGAGCGCGAAGCTCGGTGCGGTGAAGTACGGCAGCACCGACTCCGAGCCGTTCCTGGGCCGGGACATGGGCTCGCGCCCGGACTACTCCGACGCCGTCGCCGCCGACATCGACGGCGAGGTGCGCGCGCTCATCGAGGCCGCGCACGACGAGGCCTGGGAGATCCTGGTCGAGTACCGGGACACCCTGGACCGGCTGGTGCTCGAGCTCCTGGACAAGGAGACGCTGTCCCGCGAGGACATGGACCGGATCTGCGCCGGGGTGGTCAAGCGCCCGTCGATGGCCCCCTACAACGGCTTCGGCAAGCGCACCCCCTCCGAGCGCCCGCCGGTGCTCACCCCGGCCGAGGCGGCCGCGGGCAATGGCAACGGCGTCCACGGGTCGGCGAACGGCGCGACCCAGGCACCGGTCGGGGACGTCGGCGCCCCCGCGCAGGGCCGGTGA
- the folE gene encoding GTP cyclohydrolase I FolE produces the protein MSAAPGGARESAAGQVDGAGLDPRTGDPVADLPEGRFDAGRIEAAVREILAAIGEDPDRPGLQDTPARVARAYAESFAGLAQDPADALATTFDEGHEELVLVKDIAMYSTCEHHLVPFHGVAHVGYIPGYDGRVTGLSKLARLVEVYARRPQVQERMTRQIADSLYDVLKPRGVIVVIEAEHLCMAMRGVRKPGTRTMTSAVRGIFRENAATRSEAMSLILGR, from the coding sequence GTGAGCGCCGCACCGGGGGGAGCACGCGAGAGCGCGGCCGGCCAGGTCGACGGTGCGGGGCTGGACCCGCGCACCGGCGACCCGGTCGCCGACCTCCCCGAGGGGCGGTTCGACGCCGGGCGGATCGAGGCCGCCGTGCGGGAGATCCTGGCCGCGATCGGCGAGGACCCCGACCGCCCGGGCCTGCAGGACACCCCCGCCCGGGTCGCCCGCGCCTACGCGGAGAGCTTCGCCGGGCTGGCCCAGGACCCGGCCGACGCCCTCGCCACCACCTTCGACGAGGGCCACGAGGAGCTGGTGCTGGTCAAGGACATCGCGATGTACTCGACCTGCGAGCACCACCTGGTGCCCTTCCACGGCGTCGCGCACGTCGGGTACATCCCCGGGTACGACGGCCGGGTCACCGGTCTGTCGAAGCTGGCCCGGCTGGTCGAGGTCTACGCCCGCCGCCCGCAGGTGCAGGAGCGGATGACCCGGCAGATCGCCGACTCGCTGTACGACGTGCTCAAGCCGCGCGGAGTCATCGTGGTCATCGAGGCCGAGCACCTGTGCATGGCGATGCGCGGCGTCCGCAAGCCGGGGACGCGGACGATGACCTCGGCCGTGCGCGGGATCTTCCGGGAGAACGCCGCCACCCGCAGCGAGGCCATGAGCCTCATCCTGGGCCGGTGA